Proteins from one Monodelphis domestica isolate mMonDom1 chromosome 6, mMonDom1.pri, whole genome shotgun sequence genomic window:
- the ACY3 gene encoding N-acyl-aromatic-L-amino acid amidohydrolase (carboxylate-forming), which yields MDFPRGPGGELLGFVHPKLQDRDFLPLKPGDPIFELFSGEEICYEGDATVYPAFINEAAYYEKGIAFIKTEKHTFSVRALEAPGPS from the exons ATGGACTTTCCTCGGGGACCTGGTGGGGAATTGCTGGGCTTTGTCCATCCCAAGCTGCAG GATAGAGATTTCCTTCCCCTGAAGCCAGGAGACCCCATTTTTGAGCTCTTCAGTGGGGAGGAGATCTGCTATGAAGGGGACGCCACTGTCTACCCAGCCTTCATCAACGAGGCTGCCTACTACGAGAAGGGAATAGCCTTCATCAAGACGGAAAAGCACACGTTCTCGGTCCGGGCTCTGGAGGCCCCCGGGCCGTCCTGA
- the LOC103103282 gene encoding N-succinylglutamate 5-semialdehyde dehydrogenase-like — protein MSGKGGKSSGQELKQEPKPEPEPQTNPYAGTLKRLRDAFDSGRTRPAEFRVTQLRALSCFLKENRKLILESLKKDMGKPAVEADVSEIVLCESEIKLALNNLHTWMKDEKVEKNLASQLDSAFIRKEPYGVTLIIAPWNYPLNLLLVPLVGAIAAGNCVILKPSEISENMEKVIAKVLPRYLDQHCFATVVGGPPGGHGAAPEQVRLHLLHRELEGGPGRHGGCLQARDPHHARAGREEPLLRGRRLRPPERGQPRGLVPFLQRGADVRGPRLRAVQPGDAGEAAAGPAARRDPVLRGGPPALPPPGPHHQRQALPAAPGAAGQRPSGHRRPVGRAGALHRPHRAGGGPGDGPGDAGGDLWAHLAHPDRAEPGRGRGLPQQEGEAPGPVCLLQQSPGGE, from the exons ATGtctgggaaaggaggaaagagctCCGGTCAGGAGCTGAAGCAGGAGCCCAAGCCGGAGCCGGAACCCCA GACAAATCCCTACGCAGGCACCCTGAAGCGACTCCGGGATGCCTTCGACTCTGGAAGAACCCGTCCAGCCGAGTTCCGAGTTACCCAGCTCCGGGCACTGAGCTGCTTCCTGAAGGAAAACCGCAAGTTGATCTTGGAAAGCCTGAAGAAGGACATGggcaag CCAGCTGTGGAGGCAGATGTATCGGAGATTGTCTTGTGCGAGAGTGAAATCAAGCTTGCTCTGAACAACCTCCACACCTGGATGAAGGATGAGAAGGTGGAGAAGAACTTG GCCTCCCAACTGGACTCAGCTTTCATCAGGAAGGAGCCCTATGGCGTGACCCTTATCATTGCCCCATGGAATTATCCTTTGAACCTCTTGCTGGTGCCTTTGGTGGGGGCCATCGCTGCAG GAAATTGTGTGATTCTGAAGCCCTCTGAGATAAGCGAGAACATGGAGAAGGTCATTGCCAAGGTGCTGCCCCGCTACCTGGACCAG CACTGCTTCGCCACGGTAGTGGGGGGGCCCCCAGGAGGCCACGGCGCTGCTCCAGAACAAGTTCGACTACATCTTCTTCACAG GGAGCTCGAAGGTGGGCCGGGCCGTCATGGCGGCTGCCTCCAAGCACGTGACCCCCATCACGCTAGAGCTGGGCGGGAAGAACCCCTGCTACGTGGACGACGACTGCGACCCCCAGAACGTGGCCAACCGCGTGGCCTAGTTCCGTTTCTTCAACGCGGGGCAGACGTGCGTGGCCCCCGACTACGTGCTGTGCAGCCGGGAGACGCAGGAGAAGCTGCTGCCGGCCCTGCAGCGCGCCGTGACCCAGTTCTACGGGGCGGACCCCCAGCGCTCCCCCCACCTGGCCCGCATCATCAACGACAAGCACTTCCGGCGGCTCCGGGGGCTGCTGGCCAGCGGCCAAGTGGCCATCGGCGGCCAGTGGGACGAGCGGGAGCGCTACATCG CCCCCACCGTGCTGGTGGGGGTCCAGGAGACGGACCCGGTGATGCAGGAGGAGATCTTTGGGCCCATCTTGCCCATCCTGACCGTGCAGAGCCTGGACGAGGCCGTGGCCTTCCTCAACAAGAGGGAGAAGCCCCTGGCCCTGTATGCCTTCTCCAACAAAGCCCAG GTGGTGAATGA